ctgccgaaacccagGATGGAACCAGGGAcatttagatcttcagtctaacgctctcccaactgagctatttcggcacattcgaaatgtaaatcaaacaagaatagtccgggtgacggccaatcttttttgtcacagctacaaagtgaacccaatcgcataactcaaaagacaagcaattcactttggacatagacgcttgaaacacattttgacactctttgaacacggctcattggtctagtcgtatgattctcgcttagggtgcgagaggtcccgggttcgattcccggatgagccctagaagatccattctgattttattattgttgtctataatcacttcatgTGTGTCATCTGTATTATAACAATCTGGCAACTTCTAACTATAATTTGCGCCTCTATTTATCTCTCCTcccttcttgttcttctcgcTGTCAGTTCCCTCGCCATTTTATCGTCTGCTGAAGCGTGATTTGCATGAGCAGCGTGTAGTTTCTGTTCTCTGACAGACTTGCTTGTTCCCATTCTTGTGGTCAGTTACGATAATTTAGTGATATTTCCGTCATTTGTATCAGGTACAATAATTCCTTGTTCGTTATGTGTGCCTGAATCTAAaacatcatttatttattcagttgAAGTCCTTCGTGACATGATTTGATTGTGAGGCATTGTAACTGTCAGGCCTCGTGATTCATGCTCTTTACTTCAAGTCATTGGTAACTTTCCCTTCTTGTCATAACCTACACCTCTTTCTAATTTAATGTTTTCCCTCATACCAGGTGGGTTGTCATATTGTACGAGTGATTACCACCCTCTATTCTTGTACATGAGTATCCTGTTATTCCCAGGTATtattacgcctcataatttatttccctttcgctTTACTAAACTATTTAATTATTAGGAACCAAAATATACACAAGTCCATTACTGACTTTCTAGTCGTTCCAGTCAGCTGCTTACAACAGCTGATGCAGCCATTCATTTCAGGTTCTCGTATAGTGAGAACatttggtccttcgaaccggagttgaattCTCTACAGCTCCATACaagatttatttcatctttATGTTCACTGGTTCAGCCTGTTGAGTCTTACGGCCGTTATCCCAGCTCGCTTCTTATCATCTCGTAGCACGTCGGTGCACCTTATTTCGGCCCCAACATGGATGGTGGCTCGCAAGTCCTGGAGGAAGAAGCTATCGACGAGGCCATCTTAAGACTAGCAGCCTTAAAGTCAAGAAGATCGACGTTGCGTCGCCAGATCACGATGACCAACAGACAGATCGAGTCTTTGATCAGTGTAAGGGGTTCAAGAAGAGCCTTGCGCGGATGTCTACGCCACGTTGAAGAGTTGCTGCTGGAGAGTACACGGTTGCATTCCGAGATATTATCGATCGAAGACAACGACGCGGAGGCCGAAAGACAAGATTCTAATCATTTAGGCTATATCACGCGTTCGAGTGATCTGGCCATTGCTGCGCAAGTCTATTTGAACAGTCGAGATGGAGACGCCGAGTCGGTCATCGGACAAAACATCATCCCGAACCCAGCGCCTGTAATCCCAGCGCCTGTAATCCCAGCGCCTGTAATCCCAGCGCCTGTAATCGACCCAGTGGAAGCACAGGGAAGAGAACGTGCTCGTCAGGAAGAGGTTGCCAACGCATTGATGAGAGCAGAACAAGCTCGTGAACGAATGGATAGGGCTTGGGAGGAAGCGGATGAGGCTCAAAATGCTCTCAGGTCTCTGGGAATAGAGAATCCAAGAAGGAATCAGCTGCCCGAAGAGGACCGGTTTACGTCAGTTAGTCAACACCCTATTACTCCAGCCGAAGATGGATCGGAGCAGCAACGCCGActgaacatcaacaacaatcaaGAGAATCCTGACACCTGGATCGACCTATACAGTGCGGGCCTGCTTCCACCCGTCGTTGCCACTCATAGCACGCGTTCATCAGTGTCGGCCGAGCTAGAGTCTTTCGAAGGAAAGGCACTCGAATGGTTCTCTTGGATTGATCTATTCAGAGCACTAGTACATGACACTCCTAAGTCAGCTGGTGAGAAGTTGGCGCTTTTGAAGAGATACTTACGCGGGGACTGTTTGGATTTAGTCTACGGTCTAGGAGGTGGTGAACCAGCGTACATTGAAGCTCTTGTGCGTCTGAAGCAGACTTGCGGAAGACGTGACGTCATGAGAGCAGCCCATCATCAAGCCATCGGGAAACTCGAACCAAAGCAGGACCCGGGATCATTCAAGCGATTTGCGGAGAGGATCCGCACTCATCTATTTGACCTCAGCAGGATCGGGGAGACCGGCACAACGGATCTGATCGAGAAAATTTGCCTGAAGCTTCAGTTGCACGATCGATTGGCCTGGAATGAAGGGAGACGAGGACGGATTGAAGATCGGAGCCTGAATGATTTCGGTATGTGGCTGTGTTCTCGCGCCTCCGCGTATCAAAACGCGTTCAGCATAGCAGCAGACCAGGTCAATCCAAACTCGAGCAAGCTATCCAATCAGAAACGTCAAGCCCGGACAAATCAAAGTTCGACCAAGTCATTTGACGGGCAGAAAAAGGAGTCTAGTCGTTTTAACGGTAAACCGTTCTGTTTCAAATGTGAGAAGGAGCATCGATTGGTTGATTGTGAAGATTTTAAATCGCTTTCCGTCGGGGAACGTCTTACATTTTGCATGCGTCGACGTCTTTGCTTCTACTGCTTTTCAACCAAGCATTCAGTTCGTGAGTGCGACAGACGGAAGATATGCAAGCATGCCGGTTGCGGTTTTTATCATCATCAGTTGCTGCATAGTTCCACCAAGGAAGGTTCGCCGTCGGAAAAGGAGAGTGAAGAGAAAGCAAGACCTACGACAGCGAGGACTGGTGCCCCCAACGCGTAGCCATGGGTATGCTGCGACTACCAGTAATGGCTGAAGATGGCAGTTGGGTTTTAGCCAACATTTTTATCGACGAAGGAAGCGACACGACTTTAATGCGTAGTGCATTCGCCAAGGTGCTGAAGCTTCGTGGGCCACCTCAGTTTCTAACCGTGGACGGAGCCGGTGGAGTAATCACTCGTCATCGTTCGAGTAGGATCCAGTTTCGAGTTCAAGCTGCTGATGGAGATATCCTGTCTCTGGAAGGATCCACTATGAAGAAGGTGGCTAGTCCAACACCGGTGACAGactggaataaagaaaaggtcCAATGGCCTCACCTGGCGAGTCTCCCGCTCGGAGAGACAGGAGGAGGAGTTGACATTTTAGTTGGATTAGATCATGCCCATCTAGTAGCGGTCATTGAATCAAGAGTCGGATTGGAGAAAGAACCTATTGCCTCCAAGACGGCGTTCGGGTGGATCGTTCGAGGCGTTATTGAAGGTCGAGTAAACGTTACATCCGTTCGGAGCTGCAAGATATCCGGAAGCGCCTCGTTAGCCAATCTCGCCACGGAAATGCGTCGGTTTTGTGATACTGAAGACTATGGAACCGAACATCAGATTGGGTGTGTCTCACCTGAGAATAAACGAGCTCTCGAGATCGTCCAGGAGAAGACGAAACGATTGGAGGTTGGTTACGAGGTACCAATCATCTGGCGTGAAGGAGAGCCCAACTTGGACAGCAATCGTCCGATGGCGGAGAATAGATTCCGGAGCTTGCTGAACCGTTTCAGACGTCAACCGGAGTTCGAGAGGGACTATCGAGCGGCCATTCAGAAATACCTAGATCAAGGTTATGCATCCCGTGTTCCAGATCCGGCCAGCGCTCTATACTTTCTAGCACATCATGGAGTATATAAAGGGACGAAACTACGAGTAGTTTacgacgccgccgccgccttcaAAGGAAAATGTCTGAACGACGCCATCATCAGTGGTCCCGGCTTGCAGCCATCATTGGCTGCGGTCATCATCCGTTTCCGTGAAGGAGAGATTGCCTGGGCCTCAGATATTGAGGCCATGTTCAGCCGTTTTCGTCTTTCTAGTGAAGATCGTAACTACTTCTGCTTTTTATGGCAGGAGAAGGACGCTGCCGAGCTAATTGTTTGTCGAATGGATCGACTCCCATTCGGAGTCAACTGTTCACCGTTTGTAGCTATCTACACCGTCCGTCGCATTTTAGAAGACGCCGGAGTGCCAGAAAGTGTGATTCAAGCCGTCAAGGAAAGAATGTACGTCGACGACTATTTGGGTTCCGCTCCATCAGTAAAGGAAGCAGTTGAAGAAGCCGTTACCGTCAAGGATGCATTGGCCAACTCGGACCTTAACCTCCAAAGCTGGTTTTCAAATTCCATTGACTTCCTGCGAGCAGTGTCAAGAACGGAGCCGGAACCTGATTCAATCTCTGCTCATCCGCTCACGGGTGAGAACACAGAAAAGGTGCTCGGAATCGTCTGGGATCCAAAGGCTGATCTGCTGGGATTCAAGGTGGACAAAATGCTCGATTCTTCCTTTTCAAGAGTTGATTTGGTCAGCAAAGTGGCCAGCGTCTTCGATCCGTTGGGTACAGCATCGCCCTTTATCGTCAAGGCTAAGATCCGTTTGAGAATTTTGGGTCTCAAAGGGCTCGGATGGACGGATTTAATTACTGGTGACGACGAAATTTGGTGGAGAAAATGGTTTCTCTCTTTAGAGCAGCTCAACACGATGAAAATGCCACGATGTCTGTTTCCCGATCGAGCCCAGATCTCCACGGTTGATATTCACGCCTTTGGAGACGCTTCGGAAGAAGCCTATGCTGCCGTTATCTACCTTCGCGTTGTCTACTCAGATGGCAGGATACTGGTACGTCAAGTCAAGGCAGCGAATAAGATCGCCCCGAAGAAAACTATTTCAGTTCCCAAGCTGGAATTGAATGCTGCGTTACTAGCTGCTCGTCTTCTCCGAACGGTTCATTCCATCCTCAAGCCAATGATTCAACGGCGTTTTCTCTGGACGGATAGCAGTACGGTCCGGAATTGGATCCGGGCGACCGCAGCTTACTACCAAGTCTTCGTGAGCAATCGCGTCGGAGAAATTCAGACCATCACGGAGCCAGAAGAGTGGCGTTTTATTCCAGGAGTATTAAACCCAGCCGATCTCGCCACCCGCTCATCGATTGATGAACAGCCAATTCCGTCCATGTGGTTGGACGGACCGGAATTCTTAATGCAATCGGAAGATAGCTGGCCAGTGGATCTCCCATGGATGGCCGTAACTGAAGAAATGCGCTCGAGCCGTTCATATTCTGCCGCCGTAAAGAAGGATACTGGTCATTGGAAGGAGATTCAAATAGGACCCGGCGACATTCCAGCCCTATCCAAGCTGGACGAGAAATATCAGGAGCTGGTCAAGGCGTGTCAGTCGAAGGtgtacgaaaaggagttgcatCGTCTCAAGAAGGGCAAACCGCTCCATTCTACTTCGAGTCTGTTGGCCTTGGCTCCTGTGCTCGGTCCAGATGGCGTGCTACGGCTTGGAGGACGGGCTGGACGCGCAAAACTACCATACGACCAGTTACATCCACCTCTGCTTCCCGGGAGTCATCCATTCACCGAGAAAATCATCATCGCCTTTCATGAACATCTTAAGCATGTTGGTACGGACTTCCTACTATCTTATATTCGCCAGCATTTTTGGATAACGAGCGGGCGAGAAGCAATAAAACGGATCCGACGGAATTGCGTTATTTGTCGAAGAAACCGAGCGCAACCTGGCGAGCAGTTGATGGGAGATCTCCCCGATTCGCGATTGGACTCCGGTTCTCTTCCCTTTACACGGACCGCCGTCGATTTGTTCGGCCCATTTGAAGTCGGTCTCATTCGGAATCGCACGGCCAAACGATGGGGCGTGCTATTTACGTGTATGGTCACCCGAGCAGTTTTTCTGGAGCTCGTCCCATCTTTTTCGACGTCAGATTTTCTTCTAGCATTGAGAAAGTTCATTTCTTTGTATCGAAAGCAGGAAGTCATACATTCCGACAATGGAACCAACTTTGTCGGTGCTGAGCGAGTGTTACGAGAAGCAGTGGAGAAAATGTATGCAGATGAAGCTATTCCAAAATTCCTAAAAGAAGTCAACATCAAATGGACCTTCCAGCCAGCCCAGACCCCACATTTTGGTGGCACGCACGAATCGCTGGTCCGATCCACCAAACGAGCCCTGTGCAACGCCTTAGAGCAAGAAGGGGACAAATTTCGTTACCCAACAGAAGACTTGTTCCGCACATTGCTGTATGAAGTAGCTGGACTTCAAAACCCCCCCGCCGTTGACCTACGCTAGCTCGGATCCGGAGGATTTTCGTCCGCTCACTCCGAACGATTTCCTAAATCGGCCGCCGACGTCATATCCACCTGCTGGATCCTTCGACGATGCTTCGCCTCGAGAGCACTATCGCTACCTGCAGCGGGTGCTAAATTTGTTTTGGAGCATGTGGAAAACTACGTATTTGCAGTCGTTAGCTGCAAGAAAGAAGTGGAAGATCAAGCGTCCAAATCTGGAAGTGGGCGACGTCGTATTGGAGATCAACAAGAACTTCCGGCGTGGAGAGTGGAGTATTGGACACGTCGCCAAGGTATTCCCAGGCACAGATGGATGTGTTCGAGCTGTCGATATTCAACTTCCAACCGGAATCTTTCGCCGAGGAATAACTGAACTTTGCCTACTAGAATCCAGCTCGTCCGTCCAACCGGACTCGGGGGAGAATGAATCGGCGAAATCTGTATTATTACAATCTGGCAACGTCTAACTATAATTTGCGCCTCTCTTTATCTctcctcccttcttcttcttctcgctgTCAGTTCCCTCGCCATTTTATCGTCTGCTGAAGCGTGATTTGCATGAGCAGCGTGTAGTTTCTGTTCTCTGACAGACTTGCTTGTTCCCATTCTTGTGGTCAGTTACGATAATTTAGTGATATTTCCGTCATTTGTATCAGGTACAATAATTCCTTGTTCGTTATGTGTGCCTGAATCTAAaacatcatttatttattcagttgAAGTCCTTCGTGACATGATTTGATTGTGAGGCATTGTAACTGTCAGGCCTCGTGATTCATGCTCTTTACTTCAAGTCATTGGTAACTTTCCCTTCTTGTCATAACCTACACCTCTTTCTAATTTAATGTTTTCCCTCATACCAGGTGGGTTGTCATATTGTACGAGTGATTATCACCCTCTATTCTTGTACAGTATCctcaaaaaaaatccgaatgcgattttttttgtggaaacCATCTAGCGGTTGGTGAAGTAAGTAAACATTGCAGAAGTTAAGAATTATGCGGAATTTGTTTGTCAAAAATGGAATGACGAATGGCGTCTGCTTCTATGATTCAGTTAAAAAAGGTTGCCTGTGCCTGTGCTCTGCCCCGGCTCCAAGTTAACGTGCTCTGCCTACACTTCACTTCCGCGGTTCTACGTTGAATGTGACTATGTTAAATGTTACGTGATGGAGACAACAAATATTTCGTCGACTGTGATGCCaaaggtttctttttaaataacaatttaagtgttttgtttgttgctaAAAGTTGTATTTATATGTAGGACCAAGATGGGATTCATGGAATCTTGGAATTTTCTTATGTATCCGTTGTGCAGGAATTCATCGGAACTTGGGGGTGCACATATCTAGAGGTGTGATAATTAAAACTTGTAAAATGCCAAAGTTTCAAAGCTAAAGGTTTCGTTTGTTTAAACTCATAGTTAAATCAGTCAATTTAGACTCGTGGACCCCAGAACAAGTAGTTGTAagtattaacattttttaaattttgtatcaTTAGTGTAAGCATTAAATTGTATCTCAATTTGACACTATAGTAACACAAGTTTGATCTTTTTAGGCATTTCCTCATCGATGAGTCATTTATTTCTCAAACTACATTACAGTCCCTGcagcaaatggaaaaaagcCGAGCAAGGGCAGTGTATGAAGCCAACCTTCCTGATACTTTTCGAATGCCACAGACAGATTCAACCCTGGAGGGTTTCATAAGAGCAAAATATGAAGCTAAAAAACACATAGCCAAGTAATGCAATTGATTAACTGTTGATTTTATTCTAGTTTTCATTGGAacatccatattttttttagagaatGGGTTTGTCCACCGACAGTGAAGGTGTCATGGGATGCCGAgattgaaatggaaatgaaaggaaaaaaggaagccAAACGCAAGACCAATGAAAGTCCTGCCACCACCCTCGAGTTTCCTCCTAGCCAACCGTCGTCACGCACTCCTCGGACTGCTGAATCGACGTCGACAATCAGTTCAACTTCCTCATCAGCGGTAAAAGAAGTTAATCTACCGGCTCCGATCGAAGTGCCATCCCTACCTGCACCTACCAAAACTAGCTCGGCCGCTCAAGACCTATTAGGATTAGGTAGATTTTACTTCTACTATGCATAATACGATTGACCACAGTAAcgtaaagttaattttttacagATACGGCAATCAACAGCTCAACAGGGAATGATTTATTTGGTGGATTATTAACCAGCTGCCACTAATAATGGTAGTACTAACAATGTAATGGGAGGAGCCTCGAAAAATGCCGACGAAGACAGTTTTTTCAACCAGAAAACACCCAGTACAACGGAGAAACGCATATTGGACAAGAATTCATTATTACCCTGTATAACCAGGGCGGTgcaaccacttctactgctgttCCACCCATGCAAAATATGTTTGCTTCTCAAGGTAgtggaaaacatttaaatatttgGACGTTcccgttaaaaacaaaaaaatgttttcatttacAGGAGTTTATTGGACTCCTCAACCGTCATACATACCCAATCCTTCAATGAATCAATCGGCATTTGGATCGTCTCCGTCAATGAATCAAACAAACTGCATGATGGCTCTACGCTGTTGGATGATGCGGATCGCCGCCGGCctcattcaaattgaaaacgtCGGACCCGTCGGCCTATCCGTTTTATTTATGCGGAGTGACAGCGTCGGCGCCGCTGGATCATCTCCGTTCAACACGCCGGATATTAAGTCGAGTTCGCTGAGGAAATTCAActggaacagcagcagccgcagctcGTCGGCCGACCGGATCGGCTCCATCGATTTGTCATCCGCACCGCAGACTCCGCTCTCACCTGATCCACCGTCACCTGTCGTCATGCGTCAACCATCCGCATCGTCGATGCCGTTGGAGGAGCGACAGACGAGTTTTGATTTGGGATCCTTCGGCCGTCTTGTTCACGCCGGCCGAAACGTTGCAGATCGCCATCCACAAGGCGGCAATTAAAGCCTAGCTGAGTCGCCAAATGTCGGGGCGAAACATTGGCGATCCTTCGTCGCCATCGTTGGCTCCTTAATCGCCAGGGGCCAACAAGAAAACTCATCCGCTGGATGGAGCCATTAAGCCTGAAAAGGCCAATCCGCTGGTGGAAGCCGTCCAGAAGAATCCGCCTCAACTTATCCGGGCTAAAACGTCGCCCAAATTGACTCCACCTGCATCCGCTTTCAACTTTAAATCCGCACCCATCGTgtctcctccttctcctctgGTTACCAATCTGCCGGAAGCCCCTCTAAAGAAAGCAGCCGATCCGCCAGTGGCGCTAGTCGAGTCGGAATCCAGCGACAAGTCCAGTTCAGTTCCTTCCGTCGAACCGGCGGAGGCTCAGACAATTCCGCCTCTATTAAATCCAGCGATTCAAAAGGAATTGCAAAAGGCGGAGCAATATATCAAGGCGGCCATGGCTCCTATTCCCAGCTGGAAGGAGCGGGCCCGTCGCAGCAACACTGTGGATTTCTCTTCCGGCCCTGGATCGTCTTGGCGACCGGTCCAGGCTCCATCGCAGATGACAATCAAGACGGAAAACGACCACAATCTCTTCCAGAAGAACGCCGAGTCACATTCTACCGGATTGGGCCGTTCTCTGCCTTCCGATCCTTCCGGCGGAGGCATGTGgaccaacaaatttcaaacatcCGCTCTTCGTTCGAGTCGCGACCGAATTCGACGGCCACAACTCCGACGCAGAGCCGCAGCCGCCGGTCGAGTGCGGATGACAATCAAGCCCAGGTCCCATCCATCACAGCCGGTCTTCATTTACAGTTCCAGATTAAACCGGAATCGGAGAAGTCGACCACGCCCCAATCGCCAGTGATTCCTCCCAAAACGAAGAAACCTTTAGCTATCCAGCCGGAAGTGAAACAATCGCCGTAACTGGCTCAGAAACAATTCAAACCTTCTCTGCCGGAAGTGAAACAACAGCCACCACCCAAACCAATCAAACCGATTGAAGAGCCGGCGAAACCTTCCACTAGCAAATTGCCTCCGCCGGAAGGCATCAGATAATATGCGGATGATCCCAACTGCATTGCCGCAGGCCAGTCAGATCAACGGAGCCGTCAGAAGTTCTTCCGTCGGAGGGACATCCGCACTGTCTCCACTGGTCATTCGGAAGCGGATTCTGTTGCCGCTCTACGTCATTCTGCCCAAGCCCTACACCAGTCTCCCTACTGTCAGATTTGCAATATAATATCATATTTCTATACATAGTATTTTGTACTGTTtgtttctgaaataaaaagatatttaaaacaaaattttcgtttcatgactttttgtatttcaatactttgtcCAATGCCCTTCATTTTCAACAACAAGACGAAGACGGTTGATCATGGAAAGAGCAAGTTTTCGCCAATAGTTTGCATTGTTTCTGTAACCCTCCCAAATAGAATTTGCCCTCTCAAAAACTTCGTCGTCAGTACGGGGTCGAAAAAACTCGCAGTCTTTAACGATGTCACCCCAAACGTTCTCGATCGGGTTGAGATCTGCCCCCTTAGCCGGCCAGGGAAGAACATCTAATTCTGGATGATCTTCAAACCAATGCTTGATGATATTGGCTCCATGAATGGGAGACTTATCGTGGACAAACGGAATGCGCATCCCTTCTGGAAATCTAAGATGAACTGAAGGAAGTAAGGTGTCTCCCAGGATTTCCatatatttttcagagttgAATTTTCCGTGAATGCGGACGAAATCGCCGGCCCCCCTTGCGGAAAACCATGCCCAGACGGGAACAGATTTTCTTCCACTCCGGTCTTTTATCTGGACGTGGTTTTTGTCGAAACGGGTCCCATCAAGCCGGTAAACAAACACTCGTCCACACTCGTCCGATCTAACATGAATTTGCTATTAGATTCAGATTATgtattataaataaatgtatCTTAACATTACCCAAAGGTTTTTTCGTCCGTGAAAATTGCATTTTCCCAATACGCTTCGGGTGCGTTCGCAAAATGGAACGCAAACTCTAAGCGCAAAtttgcgtgctgtggcgttaaaaataatttacgcGCAGCACGCCTGGGAtgaatattcctttttttaagaacACTTATGATCGTGTTTGGTGACACAACAACACCGACGACATCTACGACATTTAAACAATGTTAATTATATTTCATGCGATCATATAACATTAAACTTGCCTGCGATTTCTTGCGCTGTTGTGATAGGTTTTGCAGCGACCGCCTGAACGATATTTTCTTCATCTGCAGGTGTCAATTTTCTGGGTCTACCGGAACCCCTTTGCCTAATTATTTCCCCTGTTTCGCGATAACGTGTTTGCCATAAAGATACGGTACTACACGATATTCCCATACGCTCACTTATAAAAGAAACGGTTCTACCACATTCCGTAAACGCAATAATACTTGCGCGTTCCTGATCGTTTAAATGTTTTCGGCCACGATCAGCACGAAACATGGTGACGAATGAAATACCTGTTAAATACTAACTTTAGCCGATATTTTTCTAACGACTGAACGacccccccaccccccttGCTCCATTTCTATACGACCTTGATGCGAGCAATATTGGGATAGGTAAAGTCAGGTTATTTTACGGGGTATGGGTGAGTAAACTATGGCCTAGCTATATGTATGACCTTCGTTAGTTAATTCTTATAACATTATTTTGATTGAGTGGCCTTGGCCACGTCCGGTGCAAAAATATACTTAGAAACTATACCATTTCTGACTTGTAAACgcatattattttcttttctattttcaaccCCCATACCCTTTGTGACGGTAGAAAAAGGGTGTGAGAACACGGTAGACTATAAAAAGGTGAAACTCGTCGTGAGTCCCATCACCATTCTTGAACATGTCACAACAACAGTTGTTCGCCGTGCAGTttgcatcatcatctttttctttctggaaaaattgtattttcatcGATGACCATAGATTTGGGTATTTGTAAATTTGATTTGTGTGATTCggttattgatttgattttataatattttttaaatttcagattgAATGCAGCAGgagatttaatttcaattccaaTGCGCTATTCCCGTCAAAGATCGGTGCTGGTTACCGGGTGCGTGTCATACGATTGCCCACGAGAGATCCACCACGTTGAAGAACCTCGCAGCATCAACCAGTATTTGGGTGTTTTGCAAAACGTTGCTGCTGTCGGGAGAACCATCGTCCATTTCAGGAGTCCCATTCATTCATCCAAAAGAGTGAAAACATGGATTGCATCCCAGGACATGTCAAGCATATTGTGGCCA
This sequence is a window from Daphnia pulicaria isolate SC F1-1A chromosome 7, SC_F0-13Bv2, whole genome shotgun sequence. Protein-coding genes within it:
- the LOC124351019 gene encoding stromal membrane-associated protein 1-like, encoding MLRDGDNKYFVDCDAKGPRWDSWNLGIFLCIRCAGIHRNLGVHISRVKSVNLDSWTPEQVVSLQQMEKSRARAVYEANLPDTFRMPQTDSTLEGFIRAKYEAKKHIAKEWVCPPTVKVSWDAEIEMEMKGKKEAKRKTNESPATTLEFPPSQPSSRTPRTAESTSTISSTSSSAVKEVNLPAPIEVPSLPAPTKTSSAAQDLLGLDTAINSSTGNDLFGGLLTSCH
- the LOC124348683 gene encoding uncharacterized protein LOC124348683, producing MGMLRLPVMAEDGSWVLANIFIDEGSDTTLMRSAFAKVLKLRGPPQFLTVDGAGGVITRHRSSRIQFRVQAADGDILSLEGSTMKKVASPTPVTDWNKEKVQWPHLASLPLGETGGGVDILVGLDHAHLVAVIESRVGLEKEPIASKTAFGWIVRGVIEGRVNVTSVRSCKISGSASLANLATEMRRFCDTEDYGTEHQIGCVSPENKRALEIVQEKTKRLEVGYEVPIIWREGEPNLDSNRPMAENRFRSLLNRFRRQPEFERDYRAAIQKYLDQGYASRVPDPASALYFLAHHGVYKGTKLRVVYDAAAAFKGKCLNDAIISGPGLQPSLAAVIIRFREGEIAWASDIEAMFSRFRLSSEDRNYFCFLWQEKDAAELIVCRMDRLPFGVNCSPFVAIYTVRRILEDAGVPESVIQAVKERMYVDDYLGSAPSVKEAVEEAVTVKDALANSDLNLQSWFSNSIDFLRAVSRTEPEPDSISAHPLTGENTEKVLGIVWDPKADLLGFKVDKMLDSSFSRVDLVSKVASVFDPLGTASPFIVKAKIRLRILGLKGLGWTDLITGDDEIWWRKWFLSLEQLNTMKMPRCLFPDRAQISTVDIHAFGDASEEAYAAVIYLRVVYSDGRILVRQVKAANKIAPKKTISVPKLELNAALLAARLLRTVHSILKPMIQRRFLWTDSSTVRNWIRATAAYYQVFVSNRVGEIQTITEPEEWRFIPGVLNPADLATRSSIDEQPIPSMWLDGPEFLMQSEDSWPVDLPWMAVTEEMRSSRSYSAAVKKDTGHWKEIQIGPGDIPALSKLDEKYQELVKACQSKVYEKELHRLKKGKPLHSTSSLLALAPVLGPDGVLRLGGRAGRAKLPYDQLHPPLLPGSHPFTEKIIIAFHEHLKHVGTDFLLSYIRQHFWITSGREAIKRIRRNCVICRRNRAQPGEQLMGDLPDSRLDSGSLPFTRTAVDLFGPFEVGLIRNRTAKRWGVLFTCMVTRAVFLELVPSFSTSDFLLALRKFISLYRKQEVIHSDNGTNFVGAERVLREAVEKMYADEAIPKFLKEVNIKWTFQPAQTPHFGGTHESLVRSTKRALCNALEQEGDKFRYPTEDLFRTLLYEVAGLQNPPAVDLR